The following DNA comes from Streptomyces pristinaespiralis.
TCATATCCGAGCTGGAGCAGGCAGTGGACGCTCGCGACGGTGCCCGCACCGAACGCGCCTTCACCGCCGCACTGAAAGGCCTGCAGCAGGCGCCGGAGGCCGAGCGCGTCCTGGCGGGGCCACGGCTGGCCGCGCTGCTCCCCGCCTTCCCGCCCACGGGCCCGCGCCCGCTCCTGGCGTCGGCGGCCGGCTTCTGCGTCGAGAGCGGCGCTGATCCGGTGGCCTGCGCGGAGCCAGTCCTCGACGGTGTCCAACGAGACCTGCTCGACGCCCTGGAGTTCGCCCGCCGCTGGACCGCTGCCGGCGGAGCCGAGGACGAACTGCCGGAGCCCGACGGGAAGATCGTCGATGACGCGCTGCTGGCCCGCCTGGGCGGCGACGCACACGACGCCACGCGGTTGGCGCTGGCCTGGTGCTCGGTCGAGGAATGGCAGCCACCCGCTCTGGCCGTACTGTGCCGCAGCGCAGAGGTCCGCCGTCGGTACGCATCCACGCTCCTGCCCGCCTGCCGCGATCTGGCAGCCCTGGAGCGGCATGACCTCAAGTGCCTGGCCTACGCGCTGGCGGTCCTGGACGACGAGCCCTTGGTAGTGCTGCACCGGCCCACCGGGACCGGGTTCGAGGTGCGCATCGGCGGCATCGGGGACAACTTCCAGTTGCACACGCTGCTCGCCCACGTCCTCATCGGTGGCGGCCACGTGCCCGGCACCGGCCCTTCGGCCGAGAGCGTCCGCCTGGCCACGGACCCCGAACCCGCCCGGGAACGCACCGACGCCGTCGCGACCGGAGCCTTCGAACTCCTCGCCCCTGACGGCGAGCGGATCTGGAACGAGGGGCTGCCCGACGACATCCCCGTGGTGGAGGGACACCGACTGCTCGTTCTCGACGAACCTGGGTCGCTGTCGGCGGCAGTCGTGCCGGCCGAGGAGAAGCCGCCCGCGACGCTCGGCCGGGCGGGGCCCGGCACCTGCACGGCAGGAACGGCGGGCCGCTCGGCGGTGCGGTTCGCCCGCACGGCGCGGGCGAGGACGGTGGCGTTCGGGATCAGCGGGGCGCACATCTCGCAGACCTCCTCGACGCTCCAGACTCGGCGCACGATCGGGTCGTGCCGCAGGATCATCACCACGGCGCCCGCGCAGTACGCCTTGGCGTCGGGGTGCGCGCCGCACCGCTGCGAGCCGCAGTGGCACCAGGCGTTGGGTCGGACGGTGGCCACCTTCGCGTGCGCGGCGGCGTGCTGGGCTGCGAAGGTGCGCAGCGCGGCGAGGTCGGCGGAGCGGGGCGGCATGCGGCACGCCGCGATGCTGCAGGTGACCTGGGCGAGACGGCCGCCGTGGGCGGTGATGCGGACCGTCCAGGCCCGTCCGGGGATGCGTTCGGTAATGTCTTCGCTGTTCGCGGTCGTCACGGCCGTCCGATCGTGGTTGTTCTGGGTTTGGCCAACTATGTGCTACCCGCTGTCCCCTTGGACAGCACGTTTCGCCGGCGCGGGGCGGCCGGCCCCACAAGGTGCGTCCGGCAGATGCGCTGATGCCCCATCAGGCGGTCGCGTGTGACACAGCTGGAGCGCGGCTCATTCGGCCGGACGCCTGCTGTCCGCTGGTCGGTGCCCCGGGTGGCGACACCGCAGGGCGCACCTCACGCCGGGGCATACGGATGGCGGATGAGGACGCCGGCATGAAGCGGCCCGGGTGAGAAACCTCGGCGTGCGTAGGCGCGGTGCATCGCCGGAGCGTTGGGCACCACGACGAGCCCGGCATGGTGGTGGTCGGCAAGGAGGAGCGCGGCGCGAACCAGACGGCCTGCGGAGACCGGGTCCTCCTCGTGGCCACGAGAGTGCCGGCCACCCACCAGATGCCTCCCTGGCTGCGCAGGTGACGCACGGTCGTGACCGGGCCGGCCGTCGCGCGCGAGCGCGCAAGCATGCTGCCGGTCTCCCACAGCAGGAAGGACGTCAGGCCAGCGCCGGCCCGCACGCCAGGAGCGGCGGGACGCCGTCCGCGATGGCGTGCGAGGCGGCGTGCGGCGGCAGCCAGAGCCACAGGCCACTGACGGTGCTGCCCAGCAGGAGGAGAGTCTCCAGCGGCGCCATACTCCTCGGCTGGGTTTCACCGAAGTCCGTCGTGAGCGGGCAACTGCTCCAGATCGCCGCCGAGGGGCTTCAGGAGAGATCGACTTCAAAGACCGCAGCTGCCGCGTATCCAACCTGGCTGAAGGGCCGGGACCCCAGCAGGGTTCCGGCCCTTTGTCTGTGACAGCGTGAGCCAACACGCCACCCCGCTTGCTGCGGTGGCAGTCGACCCCAGAGGTGTACAGCGCCGTGAAGGCACTGCGCGAATTGCGAGACTCACCGCTCCCCCTCGCCGGTTCCTTGCCGCACAGGAGGCGCCAGTTGCAGCCGGCAGGGCTCACACCGCGCAACCAACTTGACCCACCGACGACATGAGACGTCTTGCGACCGCGTTCGACGAAGTAGCACTCGAGCCTGCGGAAGTCCGCTACCCGGGCCGCGGCTTCGAGGATGAGGGCGGGTGATCCCATGGTGCCGTCTTCGTATCGTCCCGGGCCTGCGTAGCCGTCGAGGTGGACGACTCTTCCGTCGGGTGCGTCCTGGCCGACCTTGCTGGCGAAGGGTACGACGTACCGATTGAGGATTCCGTGCTTGAGGACGGCAGCCGCCTTCTTGCGCACGAAGAAGGGGCTGCTGCTGTCGATCTCCTCGCCGACGCTTTCCCCGCTGAGGTCGAGTACAGGGTCGTCGTACAGTTCGTCCCGCCGATCCGAATCGGAACTGAGTCCTTTACATGTGGTACTCCGTACCATAACCTGCAGGCGATGCTCACCCACAGGAGCGCTGAGCGCCGCAGCCTAAACCGCAGGTCTCGACCCCTGCCCCATCACGAGGCTGCGGTTTCAAAAGTCCTTCGGACGGAGGAAGAGGCAACATGATCCAAGTACAGATCGCACCCGCCGAGACGCTCCCCGCGGAAGAGGGCAACCACCCAGACGCCTCCCCACCCTCAGTTGTCGACTGCCATGACCCTCGGCCGCTGGGAGGGGTGTGGAAGGGTGAGCTCCACTTCCAACGCTGCACTTGGTGCCGGACCGCCATCTTCCGTCGGCTGCTCTGCCCTGCCTGCGCGTCCACCGACCTGACTACGGAGCGCAGCAGCGGCATCGGCACCATTCACCATGTCAGCATCATGGGCCGCAATGTCGGTCGGCCATGGGCCCTCGCCACCATTCGCATGCGCGAGGAATTCTCCATACGGGCCAAGGTTCTCGACGTCTACAGGGCTCACGTCGGCGCCGTGGTCTGCCTCGACTCGGGCATGGAAGCCGGCTCGCAACAGATTTCCTTCCGCCCGTACGACGCCCCGGCACGAGCGAAGAGCGCTCCCACCCGAAAGTGAGTCGACCGTCAGGCGGCGGCGTGCAATGTAGCGGACAATCGTCGCAGGGGTGTGGGCGTTGTCGGGCCGGGATGGGCCCTAGGTGCAGCGAATGGACGGTGCGACTATGACGAATCAGCCGAGCGCCATGTCCACCGCATCGCCCCGACTCCTCGACGCGACGAACCTGGCCTTGGCCGTGCTGGACCGGCGGGGAGTGGTCGTCGGCTGGAGCTCGGCCGCAGAGGCCTTGGTCGGCTACGGCGATCAGGAGATCCTGAACCGGCCCGCCGCGACCCTGCTGCACAACGATGCGGACCCGGCGATAGCTGCCGCGCTGCAGCAGGGCCGCACGCAGGGTGGGTGGGACGGTGCGGTAACCGTGCGGCATCGCAATGGGCGCCATACGAGGCTCATGGTGCGGGTCTTTTCATGGTTGGATGCGGCCGGGGAAACACTGTGGGCGGTTCTCGCGCACGCAGAGGACCAGGTGACGCGCTCGGAACTGAGCCAGGGGGTTTTCGAGCCGCTGTTGACCTACTCGCCGATAGGCGTCGCTGTGCTGGATACAAACCTGCGGTACCTCTGGGTAAACGAAGTCCTTACCTATGGCGGCGCAGCCCCTTCGAAACGAAGGGTGGGCCAACGGGTGGGGCAGGTGTTTCCCCAGCTTGAGGGAGTCGCGCAGGTCGAGGAACAATTGCGAAACGTGCTGGAAACCGGCATTCCGGTACTCGACTTCGAGTTTCATGCCTTCAATCCACAGGATTCGACCCGGACGCACGTGTTCTGGATGAGCTTCTTCCGCCTGGAGGACTCCACCGGACGCGTAGTGGGCGTGTGGTACATGGCCTTGGACAACACAGACCGCTGGCGCACCCGGGAACGAGAAGCCCTACTGTCGGAGGCAAGTACGTATATCGGCAGCACCCTCGACGTCGAGCGGACGGCGCAGGAACTCACGGAGATCGTGGTGCCACGCTTTGCCGACGCCGTTGCCGTTGATCTGTTCAACTCCGTTCTGCATGGGGGCGATCCGCCTCACGAACCGGATACCGGCACCCTGCGGGCCGTGGGGCAGCGTTGGATTCCCGAGGATGACAGTGAGGCCGGCGCCCACGTCGCAGAACTGCTTCACCAGCTCCAGGATTCGGCTGCCACCCGGCGTCGCTGCTTGCACGACGGAGAAGCCTGGATGGAATCGCTCGCGTGCGGTGCCGGCAACGCCGTGCTCTCGGCACCTCCTCCGACCGCCGAGAAGCTCCGTGAACTCGGCGTTCATTCCGTCCTGGTGGCACCCGTGCAGGCCAGAGGCACGGGCCTCGGCGTCGCGGCATTCGCACGGTTCAGGAACCCGGATTCATTCGACGAGAGCGATGTCGGGCTGACTACTGAGCTTCTTAGCCGTGCCGGAGTGTGCATAGACAACGCTCGCCGGTTCACCAGAGAGCGCCGGGCCGCTCTGACCTTGCAGCGGAGCCTTCTGCCCCGGGCGCTTGCGACAGGGGATGTCCTGGATGTCGCTTCACGCTATCTTCCCGCGGGCGATCTTCAGATGGTGGGGGGCGACTGGTTCGACGTTATCCCGCTCTCCGGCGCCCGGGTCGCCCTGGTCGTGGGTGACGTGGTCGGCCGCGGGAGCTATGCGGCAGTAAGCATGGGGCGGCTTCGTGCGGCCGTACGCACACTGGCGAATACGGACCTTCCGCCCGATGAGCTACTGGCTCATCTCGATGACCTTGTCATCAGCTTGGCCGAGCAGGAACAACCCGACGAGGAGACTCCCGGTCCAGAGGTGAGCCCTTCGGCCTCGTTCCTGGGCGCAACGTGCCTCTATGCCGTATACGACGCGGTCACTCGGTGCTGCACAGTGGCCCGGGCCGGCCATGTGCCGCCCGCCGTGGTCGCGCCCGACGGCACCGTTTCCTTCCCGGACCTGCCGGCCGGACCTCCGCTGGGCCTGGGGCTCTCCCCCTTCGAGGCCACAGAGCTACAACTTCCCGAGGGTGCCCTCCTCGCCCTGTACACCGACGGCCTCATCAAGTCGCACGATCAGGACATCGACGTCGGGCTGAGCCGTCTCGCCGGAGCCCTGGCCCACCCCGCCCCTCGCCTGGAAGATCTCTGTGAGAACGTCTTCCACACCCTGCTGCCGGGTGACCCGGGTGACGATGCGGCCTTGCTCTTGGCGCGCACTCACGGCTTGGATCCGGATCAGGTCTCCACCTGGGACCTCGCCCGAGACCCCTCGATCGTCGCCGAGACCCGCGGCCTCGTGACGCGCCGGCTCGCCGACTGGCACTTGGACGATCTGCAGTTCACCACGGAACTGATCGTCAGTGAGTTGGTCACCAACGCGATCCGCTACGGCAGTGAACCCATAAAGCTTCGCCTGATCCGCCAAAGTACGTTGATCTGTGAGGTTCTCGACAACAACAGCACCTCACCTCGACTGAGGCACGCCCGGACCACGGACGAGGGAGGCCGCGGCCTGTTCCTCGTCGCGCAGCTCGCACGGCGCTGGGGAACCCGCTACACAAGGTCCGGCAAGATTATCTGGGCCGAGCAGAGCCTGCCTCCTCAGCCTGAAACCAGCCACCCTGCATGAAACTTAGCGGCACGCTGTGGGGGGATCTGGTCCCGGCAACCGGAGAGGCCCGCAGGCATTGCCTGCGGGCCTCTCCGGTTGCCGGAATCGGGACGCGTGTCAGTCCTTGATCTCGCAGATGGTGGCGCCGGAGGTGAGGGAGGCGCCGACCTCGGCCGCGAGGCCCTTGACGGTGCCGGAGCGGTGCGCGTTGAGCGGCTGCTCCATCTTCATGGCCTCCAGGACGACGATGAGGTCGCCCTCCTTGACCTCCTGGCCCTCCTCGACGGCGACCTTGACGATGGTGCCCTGCATCGGGGAGGCGAGGGTGTCGCCGGACGCGGCCGACGACGACTTCTTCGCCGCGCGGCGCTTGGGCTTGGCGCCGGCGGCCAGGCCGGTGCGCGCCAGGGTCATGCCGAGCGAGGACGGCAGCGACACCTCGAGGCGCTTGCCGCCGACCTCGACCACGATGGTCTCGCGGCCGGCCTCGTCCTCCTCGGTGTCCCCGGGGACGGTGAACGGCTTGATGTCGTTGACGAACTCGGTCTCGATCCACCGGGTATGGACCCGGAAGGGGTCCGCGGTGAACGCCGGGTCGGCGACGACGGCACGGTGGAAGGGGATGGCGGTGGCCATGCCCTCGACCTCGAACTCCGCCAGCGCGCGGGCCGCGCGCTGCAGTGCCTGCTCGCGGGTGGCGCCGGTGACGATCAGCTTGGCGAGGAGGGAGTCCCAGGCCGGGCCGATGACCGAGCCGGACTCGACGCCGGCGTCGAGGCGGACGCCGGGCCCGGTGGGCGCGTTGAAGGCGGTGACGGTGCCGGGGGCGGGGAGGAAGCCCCGGCCCGGGTCCTCGCCGTTGATGCGGAACTCGAAGGAGTGGCCGCGCACGGCGGGGTCGTCGTAGCCCAGTTCCTCGCCGTCGGCGATGCGGAACATCTCGCGGACGAGGTCGATGCCGGTGACTTCTTCGGTGACCGGGTGCTCGACCTGGAGGCGGGTGTTGACCTCGAGGAAGGAGATGGTGCCGTCGGTGCCGACGAGGAACTCGACGGTGCCGGCGCCGACGTAGCCGGCTTCCTTGAGGATGGCCTTGGAGGCCCGGTACAGCTCCGCGTTCTGGGCCTCGGACAGGAACGGCGCCGGGGCCTCCTCGACCAGCTTCTGGTGGCGGCGCTGGAGCGAGCAGTCACGGGTGGAGACGACGACCACGTTGCCGTGGGTGTCGGCCAGGCACTGGGTCTCGACGTGGCGCGGCTTGTCGAGGTAACGCTCGACGAAGCATTCGCCGCGGCCGAAGGCGGCGACGGCCTCGCGCACTGCGGAGTCGTACAGCTCCGGCACCTCTTCGAGCGTGCGGGCGACCTTCAGGCCACGACCGCCACCGCCGAAGGCGGCCTTGATCGCGATCGGCAGGCCGTGCTCCTTGGCGAACGCGACGACCTCGTCGGCCCCCGAGACCGGGTCGGGCGTGCCCGCGACCAGCGGGGCGCCGGCGCGCTGGGCGATGTGACGGGCGGCGACCTTGTCACCGAGGTCGCGGATGGCCTGCGGCGGCGGGCCGATCCAGGTCAGGCCGGCGTCGATGACCGCCTGGGCGAACTCCGCGTTCTCGGACAGGAAGCCGTACCCGGGGTGGATGGCGTCCGCCCCCGAATCGGCCGCGGCCTGAAGCACCTTGGCCATGTCCAGGTAACTGGCGGCCGGGGTGTCACCGCCCAGGGCGAACGCCTCGTCGGCCGCGCGGACATGCAATGCGTCCCGGTCCGGATCGGCGTAGACGGCTACGCTCGCGATCCCGGCGTCCCGGCAGGCACGGGCAACGCGGACAGCGATTTCGCCACGGTTGGCGATGAGCACCTTGGTCAGCATGCCGGCTCCCGTATGTCGTTGGCAGTCGCAGTGAGCCGGTGCGCGGTTTCGACGATCCGGCTGATGTCCGAGCCAGGGGTGAAGACCGAGTCGACGCCCATCGCCTCGAGTTCGGGGATGTCGGATTCGGGGATGATGCCGCCCACGAGGATCTGGACATCGGCCGCGCCTTCCTGCTGAAGGAGCTTGATCACCTTCTTCATGATCGTCAGATGGGCGCCCGACAGCACGGACAATCCCAGGAGCGGCGCGTCTTCTGCGATGACGGTGGAGACGATCTGTTCCGGCGTCTGGTGGAGACCCGTGTAGATCACCTCGAATCCGCTGTCTCGCAATGCGCGGGCGATGACCTTTGCGCCGCGGTCATGTCCGTCCAGGTCGGGCTTGGCGATCACTACGCGGGCGTGCGGCGGCGGAGCGGCAGTGGAGCGATCGGTGCACTGTTGCAGGGAATTCATGTCTCTTTCCAGGAATCGATCAGCGGGGCCAGGAAGTGCTGCGCCACATTCCCGGCCCGGGCAGGGGGAGCCGGCCGCGCGGGACGTTGCGCTCCCTGGCGGCCCATTGATTCAGTCGGTCGGGCGCCTCGTGCGTCGTCGAAGTCGCTGCGGCCCGGGCCTGGACCACCGCGAGTGCGGCGGCCAGCTC
Coding sequences within:
- a CDS encoding acetyl/propionyl/methylcrotonyl-CoA carboxylase subunit alpha, producing the protein MTKVLIANRGEIAVRVARACRDAGIASVAVYADPDRDALHVRAADEAFALGGDTPAASYLDMAKVLQAAADSGADAIHPGYGFLSENAEFAQAVIDAGLTWIGPPPQAIRDLGDKVAARHIAQRAGAPLVAGTPDPVSGADEVVAFAKEHGLPIAIKAAFGGGGRGLKVARTLEEVPELYDSAVREAVAAFGRGECFVERYLDKPRHVETQCLADTHGNVVVVSTRDCSLQRRHQKLVEEAPAPFLSEAQNAELYRASKAILKEAGYVGAGTVEFLVGTDGTISFLEVNTRLQVEHPVTEEVTGIDLVREMFRIADGEELGYDDPAVRGHSFEFRINGEDPGRGFLPAPGTVTAFNAPTGPGVRLDAGVESGSVIGPAWDSLLAKLIVTGATREQALQRAARALAEFEVEGMATAIPFHRAVVADPAFTADPFRVHTRWIETEFVNDIKPFTVPGDTEEDEAGRETIVVEVGGKRLEVSLPSSLGMTLARTGLAAGAKPKRRAAKKSSSAASGDTLASPMQGTIVKVAVEEGQEVKEGDLIVVLEAMKMEQPLNAHRSGTVKGLAAEVGASLTSGATICEIKD
- a CDS encoding Zn-ribbon domain-containing OB-fold protein produces the protein MIQVQIAPAETLPAEEGNHPDASPPSVVDCHDPRPLGGVWKGELHFQRCTWCRTAIFRRLLCPACASTDLTTERSSGIGTIHHVSIMGRNVGRPWALATIRMREEFSIRAKVLDVYRAHVGAVVCLDSGMEAGSQQISFRPYDAPARAKSAPTRK
- a CDS encoding SpoIIE family protein phosphatase → MTNQPSAMSTASPRLLDATNLALAVLDRRGVVVGWSSAAEALVGYGDQEILNRPAATLLHNDADPAIAAALQQGRTQGGWDGAVTVRHRNGRHTRLMVRVFSWLDAAGETLWAVLAHAEDQVTRSELSQGVFEPLLTYSPIGVAVLDTNLRYLWVNEVLTYGGAAPSKRRVGQRVGQVFPQLEGVAQVEEQLRNVLETGIPVLDFEFHAFNPQDSTRTHVFWMSFFRLEDSTGRVVGVWYMALDNTDRWRTREREALLSEASTYIGSTLDVERTAQELTEIVVPRFADAVAVDLFNSVLHGGDPPHEPDTGTLRAVGQRWIPEDDSEAGAHVAELLHQLQDSAATRRRCLHDGEAWMESLACGAGNAVLSAPPPTAEKLRELGVHSVLVAPVQARGTGLGVAAFARFRNPDSFDESDVGLTTELLSRAGVCIDNARRFTRERRAALTLQRSLLPRALATGDVLDVASRYLPAGDLQMVGGDWFDVIPLSGARVALVVGDVVGRGSYAAVSMGRLRAAVRTLANTDLPPDELLAHLDDLVISLAEQEQPDEETPGPEVSPSASFLGATCLYAVYDAVTRCCTVARAGHVPPAVVAPDGTVSFPDLPAGPPLGLGLSPFEATELQLPEGALLALYTDGLIKSHDQDIDVGLSRLAGALAHPAPRLEDLCENVFHTLLPGDPGDDAALLLARTHGLDPDQVSTWDLARDPSIVAETRGLVTRRLADWHLDDLQFTTELIVSELVTNAIRYGSEPIKLRLIRQSTLICEVLDNNSTSPRLRHARTTDEGGRGLFLVAQLARRWGTRYTRSGKIIWAEQSLPPQPETSHPA
- a CDS encoding cobalamin B12-binding domain-containing protein; translation: MNSLQQCTDRSTAAPPPHARVVIAKPDLDGHDRGAKVIARALRDSGFEVIYTGLHQTPEQIVSTVIAEDAPLLGLSVLSGAHLTIMKKVIKLLQQEGAADVQILVGGIIPESDIPELEAMGVDSVFTPGSDISRIVETAHRLTATANDIREPAC
- a CDS encoding acyl-CoA carboxylase subunit epsilon, which translates into the protein MIKVVRGNPTPEELAAALAVVQARAAATSTTHEAPDRLNQWAARERNVPRGRLPLPGPGMWRSTSWPR